From the Periophthalmus magnuspinnatus isolate fPerMag1 chromosome 1, fPerMag1.2.pri, whole genome shotgun sequence genome, one window contains:
- the LOC117388469 gene encoding junction plakoglobin-like, with protein MTMQMGERDGMVKVSEWQQTMYSTDSGIQSGATTVRDDDSSDYATSKHYTLTTTVTSQDPADLDAQYALTRTQRIRAAMFPETLEEGTKILSTQTDPSQMTNVQRLAEPSQMLKTAIIHLINYQDDAELATRAIPELTKLLNDEDQVVVSKAAQIVNQLTRKEASRRALMQSPQMVAAVVRAMQNTSDMETARATASILHNLSHQREGLLSIFKSGGIPALVRMLSSPMESVLFYAITTLHNLLLHQEGAKMAVRLADGLQRMVPLLKKSNPKFLAITTDCLQLLSYGNQESKLIILANGGPEGLVHIMRTYNYEKLLWTTSRVLKVLSVCPSNKPAIVEAGGMQALGKHLTGGSQRLMQNCLWTLRNLSDAATRQEGMDSLLQTLVGLLSSDDINMLTCATGILSNLTCNNAHNKSLVTQSNGVEALIHAILRAGEKEDVTEPAVCALRHLTSRHQHAELAQNAVRRHYGIPAIVKLLNQPYYWPVIKAAVGLIRNLALCQENQAPLRDAGAVPRLVNLLLKAHQDAQKHDSSSAQTYQDGVRMEEIVEGCTGALHILARDPINRAEIANLQAIPLFVQLLYSPVDNVKRVAAGVLCELALDKPSAEIIDSEGASAPLMELLHSNNEGIATYAAAVLFRISEDKNSDYKKRVSVELTHSLFKHDPAAWEMAHNSLPMDGAYPDELDAGGFQGYGYGGDIPMDGMDGNMMHDEYGGTMQYERQGFHEY; from the exons ATGACTATGCAAA TGGGGGAGCGTGATGGCATGGTGAAAGTGTCAGAGTGGCAGCAGACCATGTACAGCACAGACTCTGGAATCCAGTCCGGAGCCACCACCGTGAGGGACGACGATAGCTCCGACTACGCCACCAGCAAGCATTACACCCTCACCACAACTGTGACCAGCCAGGACCCAGCTG ATCTAGATGCTCAGTATGCTCTCACCAGGACCCAGCGGATCCGAGCAGCCATGTTTCCTGAGACCCTAGAGGAGGGCACCAAGATCCTGTCCACTCAGACCGACCCGTCCCAGATGACCAATGTCCAGAGACTCGCCGAGCCCTCCCAGATGTTAAAAACTGCCATCATCCACCTTATCAACTACCAGGACGACGCCGAGCTGGCCACACGCGCTATACCTGAGCTCACCAAACTGCTCAATGATGAAGACCAG GTTGTGGTCAGTAAGGCAGCCCAGATTGTGAACCAGCTGACCCGTAAAGAGGCGTCTCGGCGTGCCCTGATGCAGTCTCCACAGATGGTGGCCGCCGTGGTGAGGGCCATGCAAAACACCAGTGATATGGAGACGGCCCGGGCCACTGCCAGCATCCTTCACAACCTGTCCCACCAAAGAGAGGGTCTGCTGTCCATCTTCAAGTCTGGAGGCATCCCTGCTTTAGTGCGCATGCTCAG CTCCCCCATGGAGTCTGTGCTCTTCTATGCCATCACCACACTCCACAAcctgctgctgcaccaggaggGAGCCAAGATGGCCGTACGTCTGGCCGATGGGCTGCAGAGGATGGTGCCCCTTTTGAAGAAGAGCAACCCCAAGTTCTTGGCCATCACCACAGATTGTCTGCAACTGCTGTCTTACGGCAACCAGGAGAGCAAG CTCATCATCTTGGCTAATGGGGGTCCTGAAGGTCTGGTACACATCATGAGAACCTACAACTATGAGAAACTGCTGTGGACCACAAGCAGAGTACTCAAAGTTCTCTCTGTTTGCCCCAGCAACAAACCCGCTATAGTGGAGGCTG GTGGGATGCAGGCTTTGGGGAAACACCTCACTGGGGGCAGTCAGCGTTTGATGCAGAACTGCCTGTGGACCCTCAGAAACCTCTCAGACGCTGCTACCAGACAG GAGGGCATGGACAGCCTCCTCCAGACATTGGTTGGTCTTCTCAGCTCCGACGACATCAACATGCTCACCTGTGCTACCGGCATCCTGTCCAACCTCACCTGCAACAACGCCCACAACAAGAGCCTGGTCACTCAAAGCAATGGAGTTGAAGCTCTGATCCACGCCATCCTGAGAgctggagagaaggaggatgTGACCGAGCCCGCCGTGTGCGCCCTCCGCCACCTCACATCCAGACACCAGCATGCAGAGCTCGCCCAAAACGCAGTTCGGAGACACTATGGCATCCCCGCCATCGTCAAACTGCTCAACCAGCCCTACTACTGGCCTGTCATCAAG GCAGCAGTTGGCTTGATCCGTAACCTGGCCCTTTGTCAAGAGAACCAGGCCCCTCTGAGAGATGCGGGCGCCGTCCCACGTCTGGTCAACCTCCTGCTCAAAGCCCACCAGGACGCTCAGAAACATGACTCCTCCAGCGCGCAGACATACCAG GATGGAGTGAGAATGGAGGAGATTGTGGAGGGATGCACTGGAGCTCTGCACATACTCGCCAGAGACCCAATCAACAGAGCAGAGATCGCTAACCTCCAGGCCATTCCTCTGTTTGTCCAG CTGCTGTACTCTCCAGTGGACAATGTGAAGCGGGTGGCGGCTGGTGTTCTATGTGAACTGGCTCTGGACAAACCATCTGCAGAGATCATCGACAGTGAGGGTGCCTCCGCTCCTCTCATGGAGCTGCTGCACTCCAACAACGAGGGCATCG CTACTTACGCTGCAGCAGTGCTTTTCCGTATCTCTGAAGACAAGAACTCTGATTACAAGAAGCGTGTGTCTGTGGAGCTCACGCACTCGCTGTTCAAACACGACCCTGCTGCCTGGGAAATG GCTCATAATTCTCTCCCCATGGATGGCGCGTATCCAGACG AGCTGGATGCAGGTGGTTTTCAAGGTTATGGATACGGAGGTGACATTCCCATGGACGGTATGGACGGCAACATGATGCACGATGAATACGGTGGCACTATGCAATACGAGAGACAAGGGTTCCATGAATATTAA
- the LOC117389446 gene encoding Kv channel-interacting protein 2-like, with protein MKSRSQDQSLSDSRELDRSHDPLTGNPGIKPNKKTLKQRFLKLLPCYHPNTRPSLTQSNVTDEGELSTVCYRPEGLDRLVQQTNFSKKELQILYRGFKNECPSGVVNEETFKSIYSQFFPQGDSSTYAHFLFDAFDTQNNGAVNFEDFVISLSIILRGSTADKLGWAFNLYDINKDGCITREEMTDIMSSIYDMMGKYTYPCIKDNDAKEHVDNFFQKMDKNKDGVVTIDEFLETCQKDENIMQSMMMFDNVI; from the exons ATGAAATCCAGGAGCCAGGATCAGAGTTTGTCTGACTCACGAGAGTTGGACAGATCCCACGACCCGCTCACAG gtaATCCAGGCATCAAACCCAACAAGAAAACATTGAAACAGCGCTTTCTCAAACTGCTGCCATGCTATCATCCCAACACCAGACCTTCACTCACACAAAGCAA TGTGACCGATGAAGGGGAGCTGTCCACAGTGTGCTACAGACCAGAAGGGCTCGACAGACTCGTTCAACAGACAAACTTCAGTAAAAAAGAGCTGCAGATTCTCTACAGAGGCTTCAAAAAT GAGTGTCCCAGTGGAGTGGTAAATGAGGAGACGTTTAAGAGCATTTACTCTCAGTTCTTCCCACAGGGAG ACTCCAGCACATATGCACACTTTCTGTTTGATGCCTTTGACACTCAGAACAACGGAGCCGTGAACTTTGAG GACTTTGTCATCAGTCTGTCCATTATCTTAAGAGGCTCCACCGCAGACAAACTGGGCTGGGCCTTTAATCTGTACGACATCAACAAGGACGGCTGCATCACCAGAGAG GAGATGACAGATATCATGAGCTCGATCTACGACATGATGGGAAAATACACATACCCCTGTATCAAGGACAATGATGCCAAGGAGCATGTGGACAACTTCTTTCAG aAAATGGACAAGAACAAAGACGGAGTAGTGACCATCGATGAGTTTTTGGAAACATGCCAAAAG GATGAGAACATAATGCAGTCGATGATGATGTTTGACAATGTAATCTGA